The genomic stretch GTCTCCACGACCTGGTGGGCGCCGATCGAGGCGACCGTGACGAAGTGGCCGCCGCCTTGGCGGCGGAAGATCGGCAGAGTGGCGGCGATTCCGTTGAACAGGCCGCGGACGTTGACATCCAGCATCCGATCCCACTCCTCGACCAGGAGCGCGTCCAGCCGGGACAGGAGCATGACCCCCGCGTTGCCGACCAGCACGTCCAGCCGCCCGTGGGAGTTCACCACCTCCTCGGCCACTTCGTGGAATTGGCCGGCGTCGGTGACGTCGAGCGGGCGGGCCTCTGCGGAGTGGCCGTCCGTGGTCAGGTCCGCGGCGAGCGCCTTGATCCGGTCGGTGCGGCGGGCGGTGAGGATCACGTGGTGACCGGCGGTCGCGAGCGTGCGGGCAGTGGCCGCCCCGATGCCGCTGCTGGCGCCGGTCACCAATACGACTTTCCGTTCCAGCGTCTGTGTCATGTTTCGAGACTCGGGCGTACGCTTGCGTCCCGACAGGCCGCCGTGTGCCTAGGAGTCCCGCACCCACCCTTGGCCGCTCGTTCCGGCCTACCCTGGGAGCATGACCGAGCGGCCCTTGGGAGACTTCCTGCGCAGCAGACGGGCGCGCGTGCGCCCCGAAGACGTCGACCTGGCCGCCGGACCACGCCGGCGGGTGACGGGCCTGCGGCGTGAAGAGGTTGCCCTACTGGCAGATGTCAGCGTGGACTACTACGTGCGACTGGAGCAGGGGCGGGAGCGGAATCCGTCACCGCAGGTACTCGACGCGCTGGGGAGCGCACTGCGCCTCGACGACGACGCCCGCTCGCACCTCTTCCGGCTCGCCGGCCTGACCCCACGGCCCGCCCTATCCGCCCCTGAGCGGGTGGACCCCGAGCTGCTGCAACTCCTGGACGGCTGGCCGGACAACCCGGCGCTCGTGCTCGGCAGAGCTTACGACGTCTTGGCCGGCAACCGGCTCGGGTATGCGCTCTTCGAAGGGTTCCGTGGCGGGGCGAACCTGCTGGTCAAGGTGTTCCTCGACCCGGAGGCGCGATCGTTCTACGCGGACTGGGAGGCCGCCGCGGTCAACACGGTGGCCGGCTTCCGGCTGCTGCATGGGCAGGACCCGCACCATCCACGCGTACGAGAGGTGCTCGGTTCGATGCTGGAACGCAGTCCGGAGTTCGCCGCCCTTTGGCAGCGGAACGACGCCCGCGGCAAACGAGCCGAGGTGAAGACCTTCCGCCACCGCGACGTCGGCGAACTCACGCTGCGCATGCAGGCCTTCGACGTACGGGCCGCGCCCGGGCAGCAGCTCGTTGTCTACCAGGCCGAGCCCGGCTCCGCGAGCGCGGACGCGATCGCGCTGCTCGGCACGCTCGCCGCCACCGCCGCCCGGTAGCGCACCCCTGGAGCGCTGTGCGGAGACGGCGCAGCGGATCGCGTAAGACCCGCTGCTTCTCAGCCATGGGCTTTGGCGGATCGACCGGCATCACGGCGAGGGCCGCGAGGTTGGCGTCAAGCCGGTCCGTGCTGCTCGCTCCGATGATCGCGCCGGCACGCGCTGATCCCGGCGGCTGCTAGTCCCCTTTGCCGTGCCACCTGTCCTTCACCGTGGTCGGCGGCCGCACCGGCCTCATCGCCCCGAACGGCCCGGCAAGGGCACGCTGGTTGCGGAGGGAGAGGCACGGCGACGGCTCGGGCTGGCCGTCGGTCTGCCGGCCCAGGACACCGTGTTCGAGCGGCCGGACCGCACGGTGCGGGAGAGGTATGAGGGGGCGCTCGATCGGGAGTGCGCCGAGGCCGTGCCGCTACGCTCGCTCGGCCTCATGGGTCTTGATCGGGTTACGCGCCCGTTGGCAGGGCCGCCGCATCCCCCTTCCGTTAACGCCGTCACCGTCTTGACAGGTGATGCGCAAGCCTGCCAGTATCGTCACCAGTTGAACCGGTGACGCTCGATGTGTTCCCGGCGCACGTCCACCAGTCCAGAAGGGAAAAGCCATGGCTGTCAGCTATACCGGGGTCGTCACCGTCACGGGAGAGGGCCGCAACGGAGGCCGGGTCCAGGCCGACGACGGCCTCCTCGACACCACGCTCGCCTACCCGAAGGAGCTCGGGGGAGCGGGTGGGGCCACGAACCCGGAGCAGTTGTTCGCCGCGGGCTGGGGCTCCTGTTTCCTCGGCGCGGTCAGAAGGGCGGCGGCGCAGCGCAAGGTCACGCTGACGAGCACGGCCATCACCGCGGAGGTGACCCTGCACGGCGACGACGGCGGGTTCAGCCTCAGCGCCGTGCTCAACCTGGAGCTCGGAGGCGTGGACCAGCAGACGGCCGAGGAGCTCGGCGCCGCGGCCCACCAGATCTGCCCCTATTCCAAGGCGACCCGCGGCAACATCCCGGTCACCATCAACGCGAAAGCCGCCTGAGGTGCGACCCGTGCAGGACGCCGCCGAGACCGCGCGGCGTGCCCGCTTCGGCCGGCTGCCCGAGCGGGTCCGGCTCGAGGACACGGTCGAAGAGCGCGCAGCCACCACGCCGGACCCCGCGCAGCGGGCCTACGACGCGGACGAATGGCTCGTGAGGTACTGCCTATGAACCTGGAGGGGCATCGTGATG from Nonomuraea polychroma encodes the following:
- a CDS encoding SDR family oxidoreductase, yielding MTQTLERKVVLVTGASSGIGAATARTLATAGHHVILTARRTDRIKALAADLTTDGHSAEARPLDVTDAGQFHEVAEEVVNSHGRLDVLVGNAGVMLLSRLDALLVEEWDRMLDVNVRGLFNGIAATLPIFRRQGGGHFVTVASIGAHQVVETSAIYSATKYAAWALTEGLRLESEPSIRVTTISPGVVDTELADHITDPFAAESMREYRSALIRPEDIGNAIAYALNQPADVDVNEIILRPSAQR
- a CDS encoding helix-turn-helix transcriptional regulator, encoding MTERPLGDFLRSRRARVRPEDVDLAAGPRRRVTGLRREEVALLADVSVDYYVRLEQGRERNPSPQVLDALGSALRLDDDARSHLFRLAGLTPRPALSAPERVDPELLQLLDGWPDNPALVLGRAYDVLAGNRLGYALFEGFRGGANLLVKVFLDPEARSFYADWEAAAVNTVAGFRLLHGQDPHHPRVREVLGSMLERSPEFAALWQRNDARGKRAEVKTFRHRDVGELTLRMQAFDVRAAPGQQLVVYQAEPGSASADAIALLGTLAATAAR
- a CDS encoding organic hydroperoxide resistance protein, producing the protein MAVSYTGVVTVTGEGRNGGRVQADDGLLDTTLAYPKELGGAGGATNPEQLFAAGWGSCFLGAVRRAAAQRKVTLTSTAITAEVTLHGDDGGFSLSAVLNLELGGVDQQTAEELGAAAHQICPYSKATRGNIPVTINAKAA